The DNA segment acgatgacacgtgtcatagcaTGAATTCCCGCCTAAAAGACGTTTTGCATTTCGAGAAGTGGATAAGTCTGACGCCTTGATAACCGTACACGTCTTTTCACCTCTTGGCCCCATTTCCAAAAACGTATCCTAGACGTTCGTGCATTTATAGATCAACGGCTGTGATTAGATCCTTCCTCCTATACATAGCCATTCACCCACTTTTCAATCGTACTAACAAACTGTCATCCAGGAAACACAATGGCTGGTGCAAGTAGTACGAAAACTCCGAGTATGACCGAAGCCTTCAAGGAATCCGCTTTAGAGATTCGAAAATCTAatatggaagatgaagtgtttcacgcaattcttgactactgggaagagcttcaggggctgaaACTTCTTTATGATTCTGGAGAAACTAGTACTCCTAGCCTGGTGGCCAAACTGAGGAGAGTGCGAGAGCACTTGCATATAGCTGAGTAGGTAGACGTCTTTACAGATGGTCGTATCTACCAattaatgcttcggaaagaaataaaaatccTTAAGCGTATTGCCGATTCAGACAGCTTCGTGAAGACTTCCACCGGGCCTTTAGCTGCTTgggtgaaaatatggataattgctGTAGAGGAAGAATATGATGTAGTACGTGCTAATGTctatggttgaataaaatactaattctaGCATGTCTTTTTCGTTACTTTGCTGTAATCCTTTAAGTTTATCAGTTGATACATATGTATCGCGAGTAGGACaagattaattgataaatcataatgCCAAGCCTTAACATCTCCCGAGCTTTCCTTGAAATGCCCGGGCCTCTAGCCTCCCAGGCTTTCCTTGAAATGCCCGAGCCTCATGCCTTCCGGGCCCTGAATACGGTGCTCTGTCGGTTATTCTTCTCGGGTATTCCAAGAGACGTCATTATGACACACGCTTcgcattcatatcattccatgTTCCAAGAATTTGTTCATTCCGATACATTGATATTTGTAGCTCCttctttcttcataaataaaaaacgtttaGACTAGCACACGGCTCTCCACCTTCTTCCACATTAAATACCACCTGTTtataaataagaagatgaaagtgaaataagaacaataatccaATATGCCGAGTTCGAGTGAGTCTACCGCTTGTAGCAGCACGCATGCCATTGTCAcagatgagatgcttccttatctggaagacttgaagaaaactattgaagaatatatctcggtaaaggttatgtcttcatggttcaagattcaagatctccagaattcTTATCAACATGGTTTGGCATTTACTCGTTCCCAGAGGgcagtagcgagaagatacaaacaacaatttgatgtcaaccacgttacagagctagcaactgatcaagttctcctgcatgcaatgctatggaaggagtggcatcagctaAAGAAGATTTCCTCTGCCGAATCCTTTactagtttaagaatccatgaactgaataattgaatagttgagtggcaggattctgtagattctgaactagctgctgtaacatggcatagattatttcctcaataaaattttagtagatgtaattCTTNTACCGGCACACTTTTCGGAGTGCATCCTGATCGTCCAAGTGTGTTTGGATCGACGGCCGAGATCCGTTCCCACagcctatatatattaggcctcctattttcgaaaaaacactTACAAATTTGAAATCTCGGCGAAGCCCTTGCAAATTTTCTCTCTGAAGCTCCTCCGCGCAAAATCACCTAGCTCCAACGATCCCCGACCATCCTCCTCCTAAAACTCGTAAGTTTTTCCTTCGTAATATGTCTAATTCTACTTCTTCTACCTCTGGAGCTAATGTGCAGGGCTCTCCTAGCGATGAATCCACCGCACTGCGCTCTGATTCCTCTCCTTCTCCGCCTCGCCGTTCTATCACTCAAccttctaaaaaacaaaaaacccttCTATTCAAACCCTCCTCTTCAAAACCCTCCTCCTCGGGCACTTCCCGAGCCCCAGGAAAGGGCAAGGGTAAGGGAAAAGCTCGGGTTTCTGACCGCCCTTCTTCTGAGGCCTCGGGAGTTCCTTGGTTCTCCTCAATGAGCAGCACTTTGCGCTCGGGGGCGGATGAGGAACTCCGTACCTTAGGAGTTATTCCCTCTTCCTTTCCTATTATTATACCCGGCCCCTCTGATCGGGCAGATAGCCCTCCTCCTGGGTATACTACTTTTTTCCGGGATCAAATCAAGAATGGTCTTCGCTTCCCCATCCCTTCTTTTTACATCGAGGTCGCCAAATTCTTTGGGGTGCCTGTCAATCAATTTCATCCCAACTCTTTTCGGATTATGGCCTCGGCTTTTGTCCTTTTTCGTATGCATAACCTTGTTATTAACCCCCTTATTCTTCATTACTACTTTACCTGTAGGCTAGGTGATAATGCTTTTTCCCTTTCTGCCCGGCTTAACGCccggttccttgatgacattccttcttcccaaaaaggatggaaaggaagatacTTTTTTATACAACTCCCATCTTCTCTCTCCTGTCTAACAGGGTTTCTTCCCTCCCTTCCTCCCCAGCCTGTCCTTCCCCGAGCttacaaattcgaggaattttacacccgaagccaagacttggtggagggtcaaaaattctcttcCTCCTCCCTTATTTCCCAGGAGCACTTGATCACTTATGGGTTGAGCGTCCGGGCTGAAGACCCGATAGATCGGGCAATTGACGAGGTGGCTGGCTCGGACCCTCAACCCGGTAACTTTCTAATTCCTGTCTTCTTAGTTTGTTATTCATCCGTCCTTTATAATCTCTTCTAATCCTCTCTCTTATTGCGCAGATTCCTCCAAAATGCAAGAGGCTTTTCTCCAGAAATGGGAAGAGGAgagggttgccaaggagaaGAAATTGGCAGCCCGGAAGGCTGCCCGTGAGAAGAAACAGGCTGAGGCAGAAGCAGCGCGGCAAGCTGAGCTGAACCGGGTGGAAACCCAGCAAGAAGAGCTGACCCGGGATTCATCCCGGGAAGACCCCGAAGACCACACTCCCCTTGCCCGGAGGAAGCGAAAGGCTGTCGCAAGCCCGGAGCGGATTCTGGGTGAATCTAACTGGGAAGGAGGGCAGAGCTCGTCAACCACTCCTCCCCAGCGTCAACCTACAGAGGAGCCTCCCCAAGAGCCTCTTCTGACCGATCAACCCACCTGGCCCAACATCTTCTTGGAGGGAGCTTCTTCAACAGGTATTCGGCGCTTAAAGCTTATGCTCACTCCTGAAGAAGATGCCTTAATGAAGAATGTTGGGCCTGGTGCTCGGTTCCTTGAGGGATCTAACCGATTCCTATCTGTAAgtcttttctttattcttttttccttcatttatcctttcttttactaacttgcttcgtaCAGGCTGCCCAAATGATGATCTCGGCCTTCGAGGAAGTGGCGGCAGTGGCTACCAAGAAAGGTCAACAAACCCGAGCTGCtcaagaaatccaagatcaactgCACGGAGAGCTTGCTCGGGCTAAAAGCCTTCACGAAGAGGAAATCGCCATCCTAAAAGCTTCCTTGGAGTCGGCTCACACGGCACTAGACAAGTCTCGGAAGGACCTCAATGAAGCTACCATTCGGGAGGAGAATCTGCGAGGTGCCTTGTCTGTCTCGGAGTCGAGAAACCATTAActatccgagcagatagaaGTTCAACAATCCCGAGCAGAGAAGGCCGAGAATGCTTTGTCTCTGGCGTAGcataataaggataaatggcaagcttccttccttcaatctcctgagttcaataaGGCCGTGATAGATAAGGCTTACCCTCTTTTCAAGATCGGTTTTGACAAGTGCCGGGAACAATTTGAGGGAGCTGGACTCTTACCCCAGgataaggaaaattttcctgattTTGGCCTGGCCATTGCATCCCTTCCGAAGGATGGTGAGGAGGAGAAGGAGGAAAACCAGGAAGACGAGCCAGGATCCGACCATATTGATATAGACTAGGGTTgtattctcttttttctttatttctgtaATTCCTGTCCTCGGATTTTTATTGAACAAATTCTTTCCTTCAATACTGTCTCGATTAATCTCTTGATAGCCGAGTAATACCATTGTTTTTTATGCaaacatcaagaaaatatttcaagtgttgAGAACTAACCGGGACCTTTTAGTAAACAATTGAGATAAGAAAAGAACATTTTTTCGTAACGAATGAATGTCCCTAGCCTGGATCCTGCCGAGTTAAGAATAATCAAGGTGTGTGGCCCAGGAACACGTCGCGGGAcatgtgaatggtcgaggtgtgattccccgagccagggtgtagtgccctgggcttttagatccaaggtgcggagcctcgggccggggaacatgtcccgggacttgtgaatggtcgaggtgtggttccccgagccagggtgtagtgccttgggctttttagaaccaaggtgcggagccttgggccggggaacatgtcccgggacttatgaatggtcgaggtgtggttccccgagccagggtgtagtgccctgggcttttaaattGGTTTTTCCCGAGTCTAAGATAcgacaaataatataatacttctctttgagaaaaacagatctttcatcatatcttcaaccaatcaattacatctgttaggcatagtactgctttaaattaaatacattccaaggccTTTTGAGAGAGCGTCCCTGCGtgtcttttaaataaaaagatccCGAGCTAACCCTCCGGGTAattttataaggtccttcccaccgagcttctagtttcccaacatccccgcgggattaatttttttcatgactaaattctctatttgaaaatctcgaactcggacctttttattttatgatttcatGACATGACCTCGgtatgcttccattcgaattattgcccgatctcttctttcttctaccaaatccaattccatggcccGACTTTGATCATTGCTGCCTGGATAAGATTCTACCCGGGGAGAAGTTTGCTCAATTTCAACAGGAAGGATCGCTTCAGAACCATATACCAggttgaaaggagtttcttgagtaggtgttcggggagtagttctgtacgcccaaagaacactgggtaattcttccacccagtCTTTTCCCTTGCCTTGTAGCCTGGTTTTCAATGCTTGTACAATAATTTTGTTAATAACTTCTGTTTGACCATTAGCTTGCGGGTAGGCAACAGAAGTGAAAGACTGAGTAATTTTCATTTCATGACACCAAGATGTAATTCCTTTGCCCTGAAATTGCCTCCTGTTATCTGAGATTAGTCTTTTGGGCACTCCGAACCGGCACACAATGCTCcttcacaaaaatttcaatacttcctgTTCAGTAATTTTAGCCAATGGCTCGGCTTCTacccatttggaaaagtaatccacagccacaaacaagaacttcttttgagccctagcagttgggaaaggaccaacaatatccatgccccattgatcaaaggggcaagatgcccagataggcttcatgGGAGTGGCCGGACTGTGCTGGAAGTTTGAGTGATGTTGACATTTCTCACAGGCCTGGACCACTTGAGCAGAATTctggctaagagttggccaccagaaCCCGGCAAGCATTGTTTTCCGGGCCAAAGCCATtcctccgagatgctcagcacaacatccctcatgtatttctcggaggacataatccacttctccttcagataagcattttagcagaggtccctggaatgatcttctgtataagattttatttaagagaacaaacctgggagcttgtctcttgattttttgagcccgagtcctgtcttcaggtaattcatttgttgtaatgaatttaatcaatggcgtcatccaggagtcctcgggtactagtaatatttcttcctcggtggacaggaccaaacgggaaacatgcaaaatttcccgggtgttgacttctgataatgaggcagccatttttgctagagcgtctgcctctccattttcctcccggggtatttgttcgatactccaatccacaaagattgctgcctgggtttttatgagctgtaaatatttgagcatcctgTCATCTTTAGCTTCATAAGCACCCTTTATCTGCTGAGTGATNGCTcgtaatatttcttcctcggtgGACAGGACTAAACGGGAAACATGTAAAATTTTCCGGGTGTTGACTTCTGATAATGAGGCAGCCATTTTTGCTAGAGCGTCTGCCTCTCCATTTTCTTCCCGGGGTATTTGTTcgatactccaatccacaaagattgctgcctgggtttttatgagctataaatatttgagcatcctgtcatctttagcttcataagcaccctttatctgctgagtgattaattgtgaatcagaatatacaataatacgggaagctccaatctctttagCAGCTCGGATTCCCGTaaggacagcttcatactcaACTTCATTGTTAGTAACCCGGTAATCAATTCTTAAAGCCAACTTAATCTTCTCTCCTGGAGGAGATATTACTACAACACCTACCCCGCACCCTGCAAGGCTAGACGCCCCATCCACAAATACCCTCCATACTTCATCTTCATCGGGTTGTACCATCTCGGACAAAAAGTCTGATAAGGCTTACGCTTTAATGGCCACCCAGGGTTTGTATTCGATATCATACTCTCCTAACTCCACTGCCCATTTGATCATTCGCCCAGATACTTCAGAATAAGTCATGATCCTGCCTATAGTACTATTAGTCAAGACAATTATTCGATGTGACAAGAAGTAAGGCCTTAGCTTCCGGGGAGTCATGATCAAGGCCAAAGCAATCTTCTCCACTTCACTGTACCGGAGTTCGGGTCCTCTCAgagcatggctgacataataaacaggcctttgatcggagccttcttcttttattagaactgagctgacagcatactctgtggtggatagataaacaaataatttttccccgggctctggtttcaccaacacagggagctctgcaagatggatcttcaagtcctggaaggcctgttcacatttaTCATCCCATCCGAATTGTCGTGCCTTCCTCAATacctgaaagaaaggataactcctgtgtgctgatcgggaaataaatcgagagagggaagcaatcctcccggtcagcttttgtacgtctttgacagatcgaggagatggcatgcacagcacggatttgactttctcctgatttacctcaattccccgatctgtcactatgaatcccaagaattttCCACTCTTTACGCCAAAAATGCACTTGGCCGGGTTAAGCTTGATTCCGTAATGTACGAGAGTGGCAAAGGTTTCTTCTAGATCCTCAATAAAGCTGGCCACCTCCCGGGTCTTCCccaggatatcatccacatagacttccaTGTTTCGCCCCAGTTGCTTctcgaagactttgttcatcaaacgctggtaagtagctcctgcattctttaacccgaaaggcattacaatataacaaaatgtacctcccgaggtgatgaagctagctttatcttgatcactcttggctagggggatttgatggtacccctggtatgcgtccatgaaactcagtAATTCGAAGCCTGATGTGGAgtccaccaattgatcaatacggggcagaggataatgatccttgggacacGCCTTATTGAGATCGTGAAAGTCCacacacatgcgccacttcCCTGTTGATTTAGGCactaataccacattcgagagccaagtggggaattgaatttcccgaatgtgaccggctttcaaaagctcttttacttgttcatcaataactttgtccttttcggggccaaagtgtctctttttcTGCTTGATCGGGTAAGATCCCGGGAGGATATTTAGTTGATGCTCAGATATCAAGGGAGAGATTCCCGTCAATTCCTGCTGGGACCAAGCAAAAACGTGAATAGTATtctttaaacagttaagtagactgacccgggtggatatattaagatctcgggccacccggatctgctggcctggtccaatctccacaacttcctgctcctcttctgccACAAAATGCACTTCTTCCTTCTCAACTGCTCCTCCACCTACTTCATCAGTTCGGGCCTTCTTCCCAGCCTTCTTTGCTTTGCTCTGATCTACCCGGACAGCTTCTACATAACATTTCCAGGAGGAAGGTTGGTCTCCCCGGACTTCACCCACTTTACTGCCAACTGGGAACTTAATCTTTTGGTGATAGATAGATGCCACagcttttaattcattcatagctGGCCTCcccaaaatgatattatatgatgaagGAGAGTCTACCACAGTAAAAGTAGTCATCACCGTTTTCTTGAGATCCTGGGAGCCCAGGGTTAATGGTAGGATAATCTCCCCTTCCGGGTAAaccacatggccagcaaagCCAAAGAGGGCTGTTTCCACGGCTTCCAAATGGTAAccctgcaaatccatctgcacaaaggcgtctttaaaaattacatttacagagctgcccgagtcaacaaagactctcaAAATGTCATAATTTGCAACCCGGGCTTGGATAACCAGAGCAGCATTGTGGGGTAGATTCACCCCCTTTAAATCTTCTGGGCCAAAACTAATTACTGCCTCGCTCCTTTTCATTCCATCTACCTCCATACATTCCCTcctactcctcgacttcctCGCCCGattggagtctccatcagtagagcctcctgatatcatttttatcaaccCCGTAGCAGGGGGTGAATTCTTTTTTGTCTCAAGCTCGGGATCTCTTCTCTTCCCATGCTCTCCTCTCGGTATACTCCTCATACTTCCTCCCCGAGCGTTGGACCCTGGCTATGGagatgtccatggcaatctcggcCTCTTGTTAGCTTGACTTTGCTACGGGGCGGAAGGGAAGGAATAGTTTCCCTTCAATGTTTTGCAATCCTCGGTGTTGTGATAGcacaccttatggagagtacaaaatcctTTTTTCTCAGGCcgggataattgatggtccggggccagatccctactgcattcctggacctctctgtcccgggcaatcttaagaggcacgtggtgagagaagtgtcctggattattccttctctgtcctttctcctcgggcctagctaaatgtctcctctttctttccttacgacttccctcttctgcttctgggcttcctccatgttgatgtatttttctgcccgaGATAATAAGTCCTCGAAATCCCCGggcacttttttggtcaacgacttgaaaaattcaccctccctcaagccttgtgtgaatgccgtagtttttgtttcagcAGCGCAAGTATgtacatccaaagccactctattaaatcttttaatataagccctcaaactttcatccaggttctgtttgacttcaaaaagactaaaagcagtcttcttgtatttcttgctgctactgaagtggtgtaggaacaccttctggaagtctttaaatgaattaatactctgAGGGGACAGTTCCTCAAACCACCTTTGAGTTGAGTCCACCAAAGTGGTGAGGAACACTTTACATTTGATTCGATCTGTGTAACAgtgtaacatggccatgttttcaaacctggctaggtgctcctcaggatccgcattgccatcgtaatcttttactttggcggatttgaagttcccaggaagaggttcccggacaatgatatcagtaaatgggcaacccttagcagtagctcgagaaatgctacgactctccaactgcccttccagaactttcattttctgtcttagctccaacaactcctcagccacggtaggtgatttggatccagcactagactcctcatcctctcctctcacttcctcctccctcaacccttgctcttgctcctgctcattgatttgcacatctccgggtggtgtaacttgatgagaagtttctctcctggccacagccttctccaccgcttcggagattattctagccaactcctccggggtcatggtaataagattgggtccCGTGGGAGGAACACCATCACCTTGCCCCGAAGTACGCGCATTATCCCCATGAGCCCGGGAATTTtcttggttagttcttcgagtatgagccatatcaacgccttaatctcaagtttcccacagacggcgccaatgatgtgacttcgttgaaatgaatgagccgggtaaggagctccaacgggtcaaatcaataatttatagtttttagggaatttgagtgaaggtaatggcttcaatagcacctgcaaacaatgaaaggaactcgtgaatgggcgccggaggggtatccggcgtggccactccgatgcttaagtcagcaggttgaaaatgaacacaagcaatatttgggagaaaatatgtataatgcttaagagttcaaagatttagaatctgtaaatgacattaatacatgctatttatagtagaatatgaggtaggtacctcgattccagtgctacctactaagtatggcaagtcggctgcccataccctatcttctgatgattTCTAGNTCGAGAATGATCATCCACTATCGTAAGAAAAAACTTATATCCTTCAATACTAATTGGGTGAAATGGGCCTCAAATGTCAATGTGAACAAGATCAAATATAGATGCACACATAGATTTATTTGATGGAAAATGTAATCTATTTTGCTTGGAAAAATGACATACAGAACATGGGTGTAAGTTGTCCTTTACAGATGTAAGGTGTAGTTCACGTCCTATGACAGATAATCGTGTAAGTGGTGGATGGCCTATTCTACAATGCCACCATTCAGTCTTATTGAAAGAAACGTTACAAATAGTTGAAGAGTTGTATGGTTCAAGGACATAGAGATCTCCGATTCTTCTACCCATCCCAATCGTCTTCTTCATGCTTAAAGCTTGAATGTGACACAAAGAGGAAGAAAATGAGACAGAGCACTTCAAATTGGTGGTGAGAGAACTAACTGAGAGTAAGTTGAAACGAAATTGTGGAACAAAGAGGACATTGTGCAACACCAAATGCATTGACAAGCACACGGTTCCAATATGTGAAACAGGTATAGTGAGGCCATTAGGTAGTGTGACTGTGCAGCGAAAGACTGTATAAGAGCGGAAAAAGGATAACGAGCAGTAGATATGGTGTGTGGCTCCAGTGTATAATACCCAGCTCTTCTGTGACAGTAAACCAGAATCAAGGGACATGGAATATATACTATTGAAGCACGAAACTGAAGGCCCATTGTGTTATGGAGTCGTAGTGGATCCAGGATTGGGCTGAAGCTGAGAGATCAAGAGTGCAATAAGTTGCTTGCATTGCTCTTGGTTTAAAGAAGTCTCGCCCGTGTTGGAAGTTGATTCATTAGTAAGTCCCCGAGCTTGGTTTGCATATACTTTGCTTGGATATTGCTTGCTCTTGTACTTAGGATGACTATGTGGATAACCATGTAACTTATAGCACTTATCCACGGTGTGTCCAACACTCTCACAGTGAGAACACACAAGCCTGTCATACCTGTTCCATTTGACATTTGAGAAAGACTTAACAGCAGCAACATTTGGTGGTCGTGACACTGGTGGATACGAATCGCCTTGGAAAGAAATGTTGTCTTGTTGGATGGAGCGCTGTTTTTCCTCTTGCACAATCAGTGAGAAGGTCTTCTTAATAATAGGTATTGGATCCATCATTAGGATTTGTGCGCGAATTTGAGCATATGACTCATTCAAACCCATTAGAAATTGCATAACACATTCCTGATTCTGAAAATTCATCCAATCCTTCATTGAGCCACAATTGGACACAGAATCTGGTTGGAAGTCCTTCAACTCATCCCATAGCGTCCTTAAGCGAGTGTAGTAAGTAGTCACATCCACCGATCCTTGTTGTAATCCACTCAACAGCTTCTTAATCTGAAATATTCTCGGTGCATTGCTCTGGTGGAATCTGTCACGGAGGTCATTCCATATCCCATGGGCAGTAGGTATGTACATCAAGCTATCGGCTATTTCCTTAGCAACAGCGTTAAGAGTCCACGAAATCACCATCGAATTGCAGCGTAGCCAGGCTCCATACAAGAGGTCGTCCAGAGGTGGACGTTGGATCGAATTATCTACAAAATTGAGCTTATTTTTAGCTGTAAGCGCCATGGACATTGCTCGATTCCATGTGTTATAATTGCTTCCAGAAAGCGGATGCGAGACAAAGATCAAGCCGGGATGATCACcgttttgcaaaaaaaaaatgctaCTAGAATCGTCAATAGCAGCGCGATTCCCCGATCCAATCGTTGCGTGATTTGAAGCCGGATTTGCTTGATTTCCTTTCGCCATGAGGAGGAGGCGTGTGCACCCctatagctctgataccatatcaGAAAAGAAAGAATGAGTTGGGGAGAAAGAATAAATAATctccattattatttttcccAAATGAACTCAAAGAGAAGTTACAATAtttatatgaaaaacaaaaataaagctAAAGCAAAATCAGAACAATTAGAATGAGGAATAAGAAAAACTAAAAGCGTGTTTTCCCGGTTGCTGTTTTATATGATGTTCAATATGCCCCCTCAAGATGGAGCATGTATGTTGATGGTTCCCATCTTGGACAGTAGCAGTTTGAACTGAGTTGGCAACAATGGTTTATTGAGCAAGTCAGCAATTTGTAACGCGGacgacacatgtaggagctTAATGATTTTGGCATGAAGCTTTTCTCGAATCAAATGacaatcaatttcaatattcttGGTCCGTTCGTGAAATACCGGATTGGAAGCTATGTGCATTGCAAATTGGCTGTCACAGAAGAGAGTGGCTGGTTCTCCTTGTGCAACTTGCAGATCCTTAAGGAGTGAAATGATCCATACTATCTCACATGTAACACTAGCCATGGCTCAATATTCTGCTTCAGAATATGATCGAGAGACCGTATGTTTTTTCTTGGATTTCCAGGATATCAAAGAGTCTCCAAGGAACACACAAAAATCAGTAACTGATCGACGAATGTCAGGGCATGCTGCCCAATCAGAATCAGAGAAGGAATTAATTCGAAGGTCATTAGAGGAGGCATAGAATAACCCTTGACCAATGGTCCCTTTGATGTATCGAAGTACATTGTACACCGCATCCAAATGTGCTAGTCTTGGTTTGGCAACATATTGGCTTAATTTGTTAACGACATAGAACAGATCTGGGCGATTGATGGTGAGATATATGAGTCTACAAATCATTCTCCGATATTGAGAAGAATCTTCAAGCAAGGCACTGTCCTCTTGATTCAATTTAGAACTAAAGTCCATAAGAGTAGAGCGAGGCTTGCACCCAAGCATACCTGAATCAATGAGGAGTTGAAGGGCATAGTGACGCTGGCAAATGGAAATTCCCCGAGTGGACCGCGCAACCTCAATGCCAAGAAAGTATTTTAGACTGCTCAAATCTTTCCATTTGAACTGGCCGTTTAGGAGGACTTTTAAGTGGACAATTTCTTCTTCACTGTTGGTGGTAATgacaatg comes from the Primulina huaijiensis isolate GDHJ02 unplaced genomic scaffold, ASM1229523v2 scaffold28719, whole genome shotgun sequence genome and includes:
- the LOC140967843 gene encoding uncharacterized protein codes for the protein MAKGNQANPASNHATIGSGNRAAIDDSSSIFFLQNGDHPGLIFVSHPLSGSNYNTWNRAMSMALTAKNKLNFVDNSIQRPPLDDLLYGAWLRCNSMVISWTLNAVAKEIADSLMYIPTAHGIWNDLRDRFHQSNAPRIFQIKKLLSGLQQGSVDVTTYYTRLRTLWDELKDFQPDSVSNCGSMKDWMNFQNQECVMQFLMGLNESYAQIRAQILMMDPIPIIKKTFSLIVQEEKQRSIQQDNISFQGDSYPPVSRPPNVAAVKSFSNVKWNRYDRLVCSHCESVGHTVDKCYKLHGYPHSHPKYKSKQYPSKVYANQARGLTNESTSNTGETSLNQEQCKQLIALLISQLQPNPGSTTTP